In a single window of the Aridibaculum aurantiacum genome:
- a CDS encoding ferritin-like domain-containing protein, protein MEQMNDLRELLRHDVQSLYSAEQQIVEAMPAMIAKATNPALKQVLEQHLSVTRGQVERLDRVREMIGATEDSVTDHTGLLSRLMGGGAKCKAMEGIIDEGQKIMAESMSDEVMDAAIIGGNQKIEHFEIACYGTARTYAQQLGLTDVAALLQQTLDEEYKADELLTQLAVSNINVQAQ, encoded by the coding sequence ATGGAACAAATGAATGATCTGCGAGAGCTGTTAAGACACGATGTGCAGTCGCTATATTCTGCGGAACAACAAATAGTTGAAGCCATGCCTGCTATGATAGCCAAAGCTACCAACCCGGCACTTAAACAGGTACTGGAGCAACATCTTTCAGTAACCAGGGGCCAGGTAGAAAGATTGGATAGGGTGCGTGAAATGATTGGTGCAACTGAAGACTCTGTTACTGATCATACAGGCCTGTTATCACGGCTTATGGGTGGTGGTGCTAAATGTAAAGCCATGGAAGGTATAATTGATGAAGGGCAAAAGATAATGGCGGAGAGTATGAGCGATGAAGTTATGGATGCAGCCATCATTGGTGGTAATCAAAAGATAGAACATTTTGAAATTGCCTGCTATGGCACTGCCCGTACCTATGCACAGCAACTAGGATTAACTGATGTAGCCGCTTTGCTTCAGCAAACGCTTGATGAGGAGTACAAAGCTGATGAGCTGTTGACACAGCTTGCTGTAAGTAATATTAATGTTCAGGCGCAATAA
- a CDS encoding L,D-transpeptidase family protein translates to MKKKYLPSIIKIFLPIFLSIIFSHCGNSEVGKTNTEIKRDTSITEENAFSELDLDSAKLESYIAEHNVDEAAARQMRDFYNSRNYHFAWFTADGLSEQARGFWNLHNSYVQSTKDSASYDKELHEIMQQLINDAEAIQLSPAELTLTELHLTQHFFDFSKYAYEGKVDPAELQWHIPRKKINPVALLDSLVKTQPGKLEKWEPVNEEYRLLKEQLVRYNEIDKKGGWPIIEMQEKVLKPGDSSASVVQLKQRLMAEGELASADLSHVYTPGVEAAVKQAQRRLGLADDGVVGPATVRELNVPVKERIKQMLVNLERMKWMPPKEEGTRLVANIPDFKLHVYEGDREAFTMRIVVGTAGNSSVIFSDKLEYVVFSPYWNVPASIVRNEILPAMQRNPNYLANANMEQTGTRNGLPVIRQKPGGSNSLGRVKFIFPNNYNIYFHDTPAKHLFDRNDRAFSHGCIRLEQPQRLAEYLLQDETEWTTSAITDAMYAGTEKWIKLDEKVPVLITYFTSWVEDGVVHFRNDIYGHDKKMMARLFEND, encoded by the coding sequence ATGAAAAAGAAATATTTACCATCAATTATAAAAATCTTTTTACCGATTTTCCTATCTATTATTTTCAGTCATTGTGGTAATTCGGAAGTTGGTAAAACAAATACTGAAATAAAGCGAGACACATCCATTACGGAAGAAAATGCATTTTCAGAATTGGACCTGGATAGTGCAAAGCTGGAAAGTTATATTGCAGAGCATAATGTAGATGAAGCTGCTGCCAGGCAGATGCGCGATTTTTATAATAGCAGAAATTATCATTTTGCCTGGTTTACAGCTGATGGTCTATCGGAGCAGGCAAGAGGTTTTTGGAATTTGCACAACAGCTATGTACAATCAACAAAGGATAGTGCAAGCTATGACAAAGAGCTGCATGAAATAATGCAGCAACTAATAAATGATGCAGAGGCTATTCAACTTTCACCTGCAGAACTAACGTTAACTGAACTTCATCTAACACAACACTTCTTTGATTTTTCAAAGTATGCATATGAAGGAAAGGTTGATCCTGCTGAACTGCAATGGCATATTCCGCGGAAGAAAATCAATCCTGTAGCACTGCTTGATTCCTTAGTGAAAACACAACCAGGTAAACTTGAAAAATGGGAGCCTGTAAACGAGGAATATCGGTTACTAAAAGAGCAGCTGGTACGATATAATGAGATAGATAAAAAAGGAGGATGGCCGATAATTGAGATGCAAGAAAAAGTGCTGAAGCCCGGAGACTCATCTGCATCGGTTGTTCAATTGAAACAAAGGCTAATGGCAGAAGGCGAACTTGCTTCTGCAGATCTTTCACACGTTTATACACCTGGTGTAGAAGCTGCTGTTAAGCAAGCGCAACGCAGGTTAGGCTTAGCTGATGATGGGGTAGTGGGCCCTGCTACTGTTAGAGAATTGAACGTGCCTGTAAAAGAGCGTATCAAGCAAATGTTGGTGAACCTGGAAAGGATGAAATGGATGCCGCCAAAAGAAGAAGGGACAAGGCTGGTGGCAAATATCCCTGATTTTAAACTGCATGTTTATGAAGGCGACCGGGAAGCATTTACTATGAGAATAGTAGTAGGTACGGCAGGTAATAGTTCGGTGATATTTTCTGATAAGTTGGAGTATGTTGTCTTTAGTCCGTATTGGAACGTGCCTGCAAGTATTGTACGTAACGAAATATTGCCAGCAATGCAGCGTAACCCTAATTACCTTGCAAATGCAAACATGGAACAAACAGGTACACGCAACGGGTTGCCAGTAATTCGACAGAAGCCGGGCGGCAGTAATTCTTTAGGTAGGGTGAAATTCATATTCCCTAATAACTACAATATCTATTTTCATGATACGCCTGCAAAGCATTTGTTCGATAGAAACGACCGAGCCTTTAGCCACGGCTGTATAAGACTTGAACAACCGCAACGACTGGCAGAATATCTTTTACAAGATGAAACAGAATGGACTACTAGCGCAATTACTGATGCAATGTATGCAGGCACTGAGAAATGGATAAAGCTGGATGAAAAGGTGCCGGTACTAATCACCTACTTTACTAGTTGGGTAGAAGATGGTGTGGTTCATTTTAGAAATGATATTTATGGTCATGATAAGAAAATGATGGCGAGGCTTTTTGAGAATGATTAA
- a CDS encoding DUF2254 domain-containing protein has product MSKAFIKWIKLRFERVVTSIAFYPVIIATCYLLLSVLMVAFDFSETGKDLKSDLDWVRLKDASTARSIISAIAAGIISLTVFSFSMVMIVLNQAASQMSNRVLDNLIGNRFQQVILGIYIGTIVYSLFLLSTIRDIDSGIYIPAISIYLLIVLTIVDIFLFIYFLHYITQSVKYETIIHRIYEKTLASMKSSCRLDEEPVKQVEGLEKVNGQVLYTPDTGIYQGIDKDGLLNVCNSEDLLIKLLHAPGTFLTEGTAYAVTSKKIDDNLESRIRLMVNIHRGDAIDSSYYNGIRQLVEVAIKALSPGINDPGTAISSLRALASILIYRLKHFPDTVIKDDEGKLRIITTERSAEEIVEYSLLPIWDYGKEDRLLRNELRMLVEQLSKFTASPILKKLAHEVHMANTRDAIVPA; this is encoded by the coding sequence ATGAGCAAAGCATTTATCAAATGGATAAAATTGAGGTTTGAAAGAGTGGTCACCAGCATCGCTTTTTATCCTGTTATTATTGCTACTTGTTATTTGCTCCTATCTGTATTGATGGTAGCTTTTGATTTTTCTGAAACAGGAAAAGATCTGAAATCAGATCTTGATTGGGTAAGACTAAAAGATGCAAGCACTGCCAGGAGTATAATATCAGCAATAGCAGCGGGTATCATTTCCTTAACTGTATTTAGTTTTTCCATGGTGATGATCGTGCTGAACCAGGCTGCTTCTCAAATGAGTAATCGTGTGCTGGATAACCTGATCGGCAATCGTTTTCAGCAGGTGATTTTGGGAATTTATATCGGAACCATTGTTTATTCTCTTTTCTTATTAAGCACCATCCGCGATATAGATTCAGGTATTTACATCCCTGCCATAAGTATTTACCTGTTGATCGTTCTCACTATTGTAGACATCTTCCTATTTATATATTTCCTCCATTACATTACCCAATCCGTGAAATATGAAACCATCATTCATCGTATTTATGAGAAGACACTTGCATCCATGAAGTCATCGTGCAGGTTGGATGAAGAGCCTGTTAAACAGGTGGAAGGTTTGGAAAAAGTAAATGGTCAAGTACTTTATACACCTGACACAGGTATATACCAGGGTATAGATAAAGATGGATTGCTAAACGTGTGCAACAGTGAGGACTTGTTGATAAAACTGCTGCATGCGCCCGGAACATTTTTAACTGAAGGCACCGCCTATGCCGTTACTTCAAAGAAAATTGATGACAACCTCGAAAGCAGGATAAGGTTGATGGTAAACATTCACCGAGGTGATGCTATTGACTCATCTTACTACAATGGCATCAGGCAATTGGTAGAGGTTGCCATAAAAGCATTGAGCCCGGGCATCAATGATCCGGGAACAGCAATTAGCAGTTTGCGTGCATTGGCGTCAATACTCATTTACCGGCTGAAGCATTTTCCTGATACAGTTATCAAAGATGATGAAGGAAAACTAAGGATCATTACAACGGAAAGAAGTGCGGAGGAAATTGTAGAATACAGTTTGTTGCCAATCTGGGATTATGGAAAAGAAGACCGACTGCTGCGAAATGAACTAAGAATGCTGGTAGAACAACTTTCTAAATTCACTGCTTCACCTATATTGAAAAAGCTTGCTCACGAAGTTCACATGGCCAATACCCGTGATGCAATTGTTCCGGCTTAA
- a CDS encoding RNA recognition motif domain-containing protein, with protein sequence MKLFVAGLPNDFDETDLKEMFELYGEVTSVKLVVDRATGKSKGFGFVSMADDAEAKETIQALNGAGLKGGKKMSVQQAEEQPRHQSGGGGGYNRRPNNRY encoded by the coding sequence ATGAAACTTTTTGTTGCCGGACTTCCCAATGATTTTGATGAAACAGACTTGAAAGAAATGTTTGAATTATATGGAGAAGTTACATCTGTAAAGCTGGTTGTAGATCGTGCAACTGGAAAAAGTAAAGGTTTTGGATTTGTTTCTATGGCTGATGATGCTGAAGCAAAGGAGACTATACAGGCATTGAATGGTGCTGGGTTGAAAGGAGGGAAGAAAATGTCGGTTCAGCAAGCTGAGGAGCAGCCGAGGCACCAAAGTGGTGGCGGCGGCGGATATAACAGGCGCCCGAACAATCGGTATTGA
- a CDS encoding DUF1566 domain-containing protein, translated as MRGLIAFAFLIFLLHFISSCKHEVTPAAKDGLPAVTTNTPTTVTSSSASLSGDVTNQGGSPVTERGFCWSTTTSPTIQNYTITSGQGTGSFTSSITNLAASTKYYVRAFAKNSASIAYGNEVSFTTTSASSTGVPTVSTNDVVYVAGSNTAQSGGSISADGGSAITEKGICWGTSSNPSVQDNRTIDGTGTANFNSQLTGLIAGTTYYVRAYARNSSGVGYGSNKNFTTSNNTPPSAPVVTTTAASYNAATATISTGGNVSSDGGAAVTARGVVWATSPNPVLGTNATSNGSGTGSFASSITSVAANSTYYIRAYATNSVGTTYGNSVTINTNASSTFTIGQSYGGGIIFFVDATGQHGLIAATQDVGGTSGTKWDYNSNTQLIGANSTTDGKTNTTKIITALGTSQSYAAQLCTNYSSQGFSDWFLPSRNQLSQLYQQRAVVGGFNTSSGSYWSSTEVDKNKAWIVEFSGSNGGRQEEDNKDDAHLVRPIRAF; from the coding sequence ATGAGAGGATTGATTGCATTTGCCTTCCTGATCTTCTTGCTACACTTTATTTCCAGTTGCAAGCATGAAGTAACGCCTGCCGCAAAAGATGGGTTACCGGCAGTAACAACCAATACTCCTACAACAGTAACTTCTAGTTCAGCTTCATTAAGCGGAGACGTTACAAATCAAGGAGGTTCGCCTGTAACAGAAAGAGGATTTTGTTGGTCTACCACCACTTCTCCAACTATACAAAATTACACTATAACTAGTGGCCAGGGTACAGGTAGCTTTACCAGCAGCATCACCAATTTGGCTGCTTCTACAAAATATTATGTAAGAGCATTTGCTAAGAACAGTGCAAGCATAGCATATGGAAACGAAGTAAGCTTTACCACCACATCTGCTTCTTCCACAGGTGTACCTACAGTTAGTACCAATGATGTTGTTTATGTAGCAGGCAGTAATACAGCTCAATCAGGAGGATCTATTTCAGCAGATGGTGGTAGCGCCATAACGGAGAAAGGTATCTGCTGGGGCACGTCATCTAATCCTTCAGTACAGGATAACAGAACTATAGATGGAACAGGTACAGCCAATTTCAATAGCCAGTTGACCGGGCTGATAGCCGGCACTACCTATTATGTAAGAGCATATGCACGCAATAGTTCCGGCGTTGGCTACGGGTCGAACAAGAATTTTACTACCAGTAATAATACTCCGCCTTCCGCTCCGGTTGTTACTACCACCGCAGCTTCTTATAATGCTGCCACAGCAACCATTTCTACAGGTGGTAATGTGTCATCTGATGGTGGTGCGGCGGTAACTGCCCGGGGCGTAGTGTGGGCTACATCACCTAATCCGGTTTTAGGTACAAACGCTACATCTAACGGTTCCGGAACAGGCAGCTTTGCCAGCAGTATTACATCAGTAGCGGCTAATAGTACATACTACATCCGCGCCTATGCCACCAACAGCGTTGGAACCACGTATGGAAATAGCGTCACCATCAACACAAATGCATCCTCAACATTTACCATCGGCCAAAGCTATGGAGGAGGGATCATCTTTTTTGTTGATGCCACTGGTCAGCATGGTTTGATAGCAGCAACACAGGATGTAGGCGGCACTTCAGGTACTAAATGGGATTATAATTCGAACACGCAGTTAATCGGGGCTAACAGTACCACAGATGGTAAAACCAATACTACCAAGATTATAACAGCTTTGGGTACCAGCCAATCGTATGCGGCACAGCTGTGCACAAACTATTCCAGCCAGGGTTTTTCAGATTGGTTTTTGCCTTCCCGCAACCAGCTAAGCCAGCTATACCAGCAAAGGGCAGTAGTAGGTGGTTTCAATACCAGTTCAGGTTCTTACTGGAGCTCAACTGAAGTGGATAAGAACAAAGCATGGATAGTAGAATTCTCAGGAAGCAATGGCGGCCGCCAGGAAGAAGATAACAAGGACGATGCCCACCTGGTGCGTCCTATCCGCGCATTTTGA
- a CDS encoding PAS domain-containing sensor histidine kinase, translating to MPSKGVFVIEEPILHEILDELPDSVLWVVPVVNEHEEVIDFKVQYSNSKANELTDHPKGKLAGLKILEDKIPSATECHKNFINFLKILESNSPQEFSFKVPHRNEAVETVRRKFKHGVLSITRDRAGQRVAEQKEQQKTKLLHTVIDHSPVGIMVYDAVRNEQNDITDFKLVLYNEIVLQLTGFSRDERRNISLKDLLWRLEVEPMFQQYVDTVETGKPFSFEFHFKQLQRWLSCMVVKLDDAFLLVLTDITERQLSSVTVEQQKNLLNDILKNSFNGISVTKILRNSEGAVIDGRTILANDAAVNFTGIPKDVYLSRSAVELEPDFLKTDYAALCIETLRTGKPNSTQFNIGPTNRWLELTISRLDEDHLITIFSDITSSKQAQLDIERSARQLQTIIDRTQTGIFTIVPVFDEDKKVIDFRFVLVNQALSMYLEKTPETLIGGTGDEWFPAYKKNGLFELFLDTYTTGNTNRFDLHYNADGIDAWINMMCTSFEEGVLVTFSDYTPVKKLQLEQEVLVDKLRQSNKNLEEFAYVASHDLQEPVRKVKTFSELLKRALESRLTENELQIFNKMYSASERMQMLINDLLEYAQASTPEPVYSVIDLGEKIGRVLEDMEVDIKEASADVQVGELPVIHGSDRQIHQLFQNLVSNAIKYRKQGEAPVVKISSSVISADELKAMLSQEVPPVDYHKIVVADNGIGFEQEYAEKIFQVFQRLHGKKEYKGTGVGLSIVKKVVQNHKGYVYAESTLGEGSAFYVFLPVDTTAHSNA from the coding sequence TTGCCTTCAAAAGGAGTATTTGTGATTGAAGAGCCAATTCTACACGAAATATTAGATGAGTTGCCTGACTCCGTTTTATGGGTGGTGCCAGTCGTAAACGAGCATGAGGAGGTAATCGACTTCAAGGTTCAGTATTCCAATTCAAAAGCAAATGAACTTACTGATCATCCAAAAGGTAAGCTGGCAGGTCTGAAAATATTGGAAGACAAAATTCCTAGTGCGACCGAATGCCACAAGAACTTTATTAACTTCTTAAAGATACTGGAAAGTAATTCTCCGCAGGAGTTCAGCTTCAAGGTTCCTCACAGAAATGAAGCTGTTGAAACGGTTCGTCGCAAATTCAAGCATGGCGTCTTGAGTATTACCCGCGACAGGGCTGGTCAGCGTGTTGCAGAACAAAAGGAACAACAAAAGACAAAGCTTCTTCACACTGTCATAGATCATTCGCCAGTGGGCATCATGGTATATGATGCGGTTCGCAATGAGCAAAACGATATCACAGATTTTAAGCTTGTATTGTACAACGAGATAGTGCTGCAACTTACCGGCTTCAGCAGAGATGAACGGAGAAACATTAGCCTGAAAGATTTGCTGTGGCGGCTGGAAGTAGAACCTATGTTCCAGCAATATGTAGATACAGTAGAAACAGGTAAACCATTTTCGTTTGAGTTTCACTTCAAACAACTGCAGCGCTGGCTGTCGTGCATGGTGGTAAAACTTGACGATGCATTTCTCCTTGTTCTGACTGATATAACCGAACGACAACTTTCTTCAGTAACAGTTGAACAGCAAAAGAACTTGCTGAATGATATCCTGAAAAATTCTTTCAATGGGATTTCGGTCACAAAGATCCTTCGCAACAGCGAAGGCGCGGTGATAGATGGAAGAACCATTTTGGCTAATGATGCTGCGGTTAATTTTACTGGAATACCCAAAGATGTTTACCTATCTAGATCTGCAGTGGAATTAGAACCGGATTTCCTTAAAACGGATTATGCTGCGCTTTGTATTGAAACTTTGCGTACAGGTAAACCAAATTCAACTCAATTCAATATTGGCCCTACAAATCGCTGGCTTGAATTAACCATTTCGCGGCTTGACGAAGACCACCTAATAACTATCTTCAGCGATATAACTTCTTCGAAACAAGCACAACTTGATATAGAGCGTTCTGCCCGTCAATTGCAAACGATCATCGATCGTACACAAACCGGAATTTTCACCATTGTACCCGTATTTGATGAAGATAAGAAGGTGATTGATTTTCGGTTTGTGCTGGTAAACCAGGCGCTTTCAATGTACCTTGAAAAAACACCAGAAACGCTAATTGGAGGTACCGGTGACGAATGGTTTCCTGCTTATAAAAAGAATGGTCTGTTTGAACTATTTCTTGATACGTATACCACAGGCAATACCAACAGGTTCGACCTGCATTACAATGCTGATGGTATAGATGCATGGATCAATATGATGTGCACTTCCTTCGAGGAAGGGGTGCTGGTTACATTTTCTGATTATACGCCTGTAAAAAAACTGCAGCTGGAGCAGGAGGTATTGGTGGATAAGCTGCGGCAATCGAATAAAAATCTTGAGGAGTTCGCTTATGTAGCCTCACACGATCTGCAGGAGCCTGTACGGAAAGTAAAAACTTTTTCTGAGCTACTGAAGCGGGCACTGGAAAGCAGGCTGACTGAAAATGAATTGCAGATCTTTAATAAAATGTACTCTGCGTCTGAAAGAATGCAGATGCTAATAAACGATCTGCTGGAGTATGCGCAGGCAAGCACACCTGAACCAGTATACTCTGTAATTGATTTAGGCGAAAAGATTGGTCGTGTTTTAGAAGATATGGAAGTAGACATCAAAGAAGCTTCTGCGGATGTGCAGGTTGGTGAATTGCCGGTTATTCATGGTTCAGACCGCCAAATACACCAGCTGTTCCAAAACCTGGTAAGCAACGCCATTAAGTATAGAAAACAAGGTGAAGCACCTGTGGTTAAAATTTCTTCATCTGTTATATCAGCTGATGAGCTGAAAGCTATGTTGTCGCAGGAAGTGCCACCTGTCGATTACCACAAGATCGTTGTTGCCGACAATGGGATTGGCTTTGAGCAGGAATATGCAGAAAAGATCTTCCAGGTTTTTCAACGGCTTCATGGAAAGAAGGAGTATAAAGGAACAGGCGTTGGATTATCGATAGTGAAGAAAGTGGTTCAAAACCATAAAGGATATGTATATGCAGAAAGTACATTGGGTGAAGGTTCCGCTTTCTATGTCTTTCTACCAGTTGACACCACGGCGCATAGCAATGCCTGA